The genomic window GCTGGAGCCTGTGCGGATGCGGTCTGACCAATACATCAGCAACCCGACCACGGCGGTGACGCTGGGGGTCAACCTGCCCGCCACCGCGACGATCGCCGGGGCGACCACCGGGCCGTTCGACCTGTCGGTCGAGTATTTCGGCAATCTCGGCACGTCGGAATCGCTCGACATCACCTTCACTCCGGCCGTGCCCGCCAACGGCGCGTCGAATACCTGGACGATGGTGGTCCGCGATTCCGCGTCGGGCGATGCCATCGTCGGCGAATACACGCTGGTGTTCGACGATTCGCAGGAAAACGGCGGCAAGCTGGCATCGGTGACGATGGTTTCGGGCGGCGCCTACGATCCCCTGACGGGCGAGGTGGAACTGGCGCTGGCCGGCGGGCCGCTGGCCCTGACGGTCGGCAAGCCGGGCGAGCCGAACGGCATCACCCAGCTTTCCAGCACCTTTGCCCCGGTTTCCGTCACCAAGAACGGCTCGCCCGTGGCCAGCCTGACCTCGGTCGAGATCGACGAGAACGGGATGCTCCATGCGATCTACGATCAGGGGTTCTCGCGGCCGATCTACCAGATTCCGCTGGTCGACGTGCCCAACCCGAACGGCCTGACCGCGCTGTCGAACCAGACCTACGCGATTTCTCCTGCAAGCGGCACGTTCTACCTGTGGGATGCGGGCGACGGGCCGACCGGCACCACCGTGGGCTTTTCGCGCGAGGACAGTTCGACCGATGTCGCGGCCGAGCTGACCCAGCTGATCCAGACGCAACGCGCCTATTCCTCCAACGCCAAGGTCATCCAGACCGTGGACGAGATGTTGCAGGAAACCACCAACATCAAACGCTGAGGCGGTTAGATCATGAGCATCTCGTCTTCTCTATCCAATGCGCTGACGGGCCTGTCGGCAGCGTCCCGCGCGGCGGGGCTGGTCTCGAGCAACGTCGCCAACGCGCTGACCGAAGGCTATGCCCGGCGCGAGCTGCAACTGGGGGCGCGGCCGGGGCAGGGGGTCACCATCATCGGTGTGACGCGGATGGTCGATCAGGCGCTTCTGTCGGACCGGCGGACCGCCGAGGCCGGCGCCAGCAACCGGGATCTGCGCGCGGCCTTTCTTGGCCGCCTGGAGACCGTGCTCGGCTCGCCCGACTCTGCGGGGTCGCTGGGTGCGCGGATCGCAACTTTCGATGCGGCCCTGATCGCCGCGACCAGCCGACCGGACAGCGAAGCCCGGCTGTCGGACGTGCTGAACTCCGCCCGCGCCATCACCACGCAATTCCGCGCCGCAGCGGACGAGATCCAGTCCGCCCGGCTTTCGGCCGACCATCGGATTGCGGGCGACGTGACGCTGGTCAACGACTCGCTGGCCCGGATTGCCGAGATGAACGGCCAGATCCGGGTTCAGATGAGCCAGGGCCGCGACACCTCGGGCCTGCTGGATCAGCGCCAGCAACTGGTTGACCGGATCGCGGAGGTGATGCCGCTGCGCGAGATCGACAGGGGCAACGGCCAGATCGCCCTGTTCAGCACCGGCGGCGCGGTGCTGCTGGACGGCAAGCCGTCGAAGTTCGGCTTTGCGCCGGTCGGAACGCTGACGCCGCAGATGACCAATGGCAGCGGCCTGTCCGGCCTGACGCTGAACGGCAAACCGCTGGCCACCGCCGGGTCGGGCAGTCTGGTCGCGGGCGGCAGTCTGGCCGCGAATTTCGCGATTCGCGACGAACTTGCCCCCCAGGCGCAGACCCGGCTGGATGCCGTGGCGCGCGACCTGGTCGAACGCATGGCCGACCCGGCGGTGGATGGCACGCTGGCCGCGGGGGCGGCAGGGCTTTTCACCGACGCAGGTGCGCCTTTCGCAGCCGCAAACGAGGTCGGGCTGGCACAGCGGCTGTCGCTGAACGCGCTGGCCGATCCCGAACAGGGCGGCGCGCTGTGGCGGCTGCGCGACGGGCTCGGGGCGGCGGCACCGGGGCCGACGGGCGATTCGGCCCTGCTTGGCCGGATGCAGGCAGCGCTGGCCGCCCCCCGGCAGACGGTTTCCGGTGGCTTCATGGCCGCGTCGCGCAGCATGTCGGCGCTGGCATCCGACCTCTTGTCCGGCGTGGCGTCGGCCCGGTTGGCGGCAGATGCCGAATCGAGTTTTGCCACCGCCAGATCCGAGGCGCTGAAGGTGATGGAACTGGAAAACGGTGTCGATACCGACCAGGAAATGCAGAAGCTTCTGCAGATCGAACAGGCCTATGCAGCAAATGCAAAAGTCGTCCAGACGGTGGACGACCTTCTCCAGACCTTGATCGGGTTGTAGCATGTCATTGATATCCCTTGGTGATCTTGCCCATTCCTTCGTGATGCGCCGCCAGAACGTGACCCTGAAAGCCCAGGTGCAGGCGCTGGGTGTCGAGCTTTCGACCGGACGCGCGGCCGACACCGCGCGCCACGTCCGCGGCGATTTCACCGCGCTGAGCGGAATCGAAGCCTCATTGACGCGGCTGAATGCCTATGCCGCGGCGACCTCGGAAATCGCGCTGGAGGCGGGGGCGATGCAGACCGCTTTCTCGGCCATCGGAACGCTGACCGCCGATCTTGGCCAGTCGCTGCTGGTCGCGGCCGAATCGGGCGCACCGACAATGATCGACGATGCGGGCGGGGACGCCCGACAACGCTTCGAGACCATGGTTTCGCTGCTCAACACCCGGTTCGGCGACCGCACGCTGTTTGCCGGCGTGGGCACCGACGGTCCGGCGCTGACGGCTCCGGGGACGATCCTCGACGCGCTGGAAGCGGAGATCGCCGGGGCGGCCACGGCCAATGATCTGGTGGCGGCAGTGGACGCCTGGTTTGCCGCGCCGACAGGATTTGCCGCGACCGCCTATCTGGGCGGCGCGCCGCGCCCTGCCCGCCCGATTGCCCCCGGAGAGGCCGCGACGATCGGCATCACCGCGATGGACCCGGCGCTGGTCGACACGATCAAGGCGATGGCGACGGCCGCCCTGCTGGATCGGGGTGCGCTGGCCGCCAATCCGTCCGAACGCGCCGAACTTGCCCGGCAGGCAGGCGAAAGCCTGATCGACAGCGGGTCCGCACGGGTGCACCTGGCGGCGGGCCTCGGCACGGTGGAAGGTCAGGTGGAACGGGCCACGGCGCGCAACAGTGCGGAATCATCGGCGCTGCAGATCGCCCGGTCGGACCTCGTTTCGGTCGATCCGTTCGAGACGGCGACGAAACTGGAGTCGGCCCAGACCCAGCTGGAAACGCTCTATGCCGTCACCGCGCGGATGTCGCGCCTCAGCCTGGTGGATTTTCTCCGATGACAAGGTTTCTGGGCCTGCTTCTTCTGTGCCTCGCGTTTCCTGCCGATGCCGGGCCGATCCGCATCAAGGATCTGGTGGAATTCGACGGCGTGCGCGG from Paracoccaceae bacterium Fryx2 includes these protein-coding regions:
- a CDS encoding flagellar hook-basal body complex protein translates to MTISSSLNAGVAGLSANATRLATISDNIANSATYGYKRASTSFSSLVNQGRSNTNYAAGGVRVASMRLIDERGPLIASANPTDIAIDGRGFLPVTTIGAINGSDGNYPVTLATTGSFRPDAEGLLRTQSGHVLMGWPANADGTIPRYPRDTMAALEPVRMRSDQYISNPTTAVTLGVNLPATATIAGATTGPFDLSVEYFGNLGTSESLDITFTPAVPANGASNTWTMVVRDSASGDAIVGEYTLVFDDSQENGGKLASVTMVSGGAYDPLTGEVELALAGGPLALTVGKPGEPNGITQLSSTFAPVSVTKNGSPVASLTSVEIDENGMLHAIYDQGFSRPIYQIPLVDVPNPNGLTALSNQTYAISPASGTFYLWDAGDGPTGTTVGFSREDSSTDVAAELTQLIQTQRAYSSNAKVIQTVDEMLQETTNIKR
- a CDS encoding flagellin — encoded protein: MSLISLGDLAHSFVMRRQNVTLKAQVQALGVELSTGRAADTARHVRGDFTALSGIEASLTRLNAYAAATSEIALEAGAMQTAFSAIGTLTADLGQSLLVAAESGAPTMIDDAGGDARQRFETMVSLLNTRFGDRTLFAGVGTDGPALTAPGTILDALEAEIAGAATANDLVAAVDAWFAAPTGFAATAYLGGAPRPARPIAPGEAATIGITAMDPALVDTIKAMATAALLDRGALAANPSERAELARQAGESLIDSGSARVHLAAGLGTVEGQVERATARNSAESSALQIARSDLVSVDPFETATKLESAQTQLETLYAVTARMSRLSLVDFLR
- the flgK gene encoding flagellar hook-associated protein FlgK, which translates into the protein MSISSSLSNALTGLSAASRAAGLVSSNVANALTEGYARRELQLGARPGQGVTIIGVTRMVDQALLSDRRTAEAGASNRDLRAAFLGRLETVLGSPDSAGSLGARIATFDAALIAATSRPDSEARLSDVLNSARAITTQFRAAADEIQSARLSADHRIAGDVTLVNDSLARIAEMNGQIRVQMSQGRDTSGLLDQRQQLVDRIAEVMPLREIDRGNGQIALFSTGGAVLLDGKPSKFGFAPVGTLTPQMTNGSGLSGLTLNGKPLATAGSGSLVAGGSLAANFAIRDELAPQAQTRLDAVARDLVERMADPAVDGTLAAGAAGLFTDAGAPFAAANEVGLAQRLSLNALADPEQGGALWRLRDGLGAAAPGPTGDSALLGRMQAALAAPRQTVSGGFMAASRSMSALASDLLSGVASARLAADAESSFATARSEALKVMELENGVDTDQEMQKLLQIEQAYAANAKVVQTVDDLLQTLIGL